The Synergistaceae bacterium genome contains a region encoding:
- a CDS encoding FAD-binding oxidoreductase, with product DLIAETVKLGGMGSGEHGVGYLKLPALLASKTPEEAGIHRAIKLAFDPLEIMNPGKLIREM from the coding sequence GATTTGATAGCGGAGACGGTGAAACTGGGAGGGATGGGCAGCGGAGAGCACGGAGTGGGATATCTGAAGCTGCCCGCGCTGCTGGCGTCCAAGACCCCCGAGGAAGCGGGAATACACCGGGCGATCAAGCTGGCGTTCGATCCTCTGGAGATCATGAACCCTGGCAAGCTGATCCGGGAAATGTAG